AGAAAGGCGACTACTGGCAGACGGTCATAGACATATCCAAGAACGTTACCCTCGCGAGGATGATGCGCTCGATAACGATAATGGGTCGCCAGATGGGAGAGGGGATAGACTTCGCCAAGCTTATCTACCCGGCGATGCAGGTGGCTGACATCTTCTACCAGGGCGTCACGATAGCCCACGCCGGAATGGATCAGAGGAAGGCCCACGTCATAGCGATTGAAGTCGCTCAAAAGCTGAAATATCATCCCCTTGAGTGGAAGGGGGAGAAGCTCAAGCCTGTGGCTTTACACCACCACCTCCTGCTCGGCCTTCAGGAACCGCCGGTCTGGCCGATAGAGGACGAGGAAAAGTTCAAGGAGCTGAAGACCCAGATGAAGATGAGCAAGAGCAAGCCTTACTCGGCGGTCTTCATCCACGACACGCCGGAGGAGATAAGGCAAAAACTCAGGAAGGCCTTCTGTCCGGTCAGGGAGGTCAGGTACAACCCCGTCCTCGACTGGGCGGAGTACATAATCTTCCGGGAAGAACCAGTCGAGTTCACAATCCACAGGCCGACCAAGTTCGGCGGCGACGTTACCTACACGACCATTGAGGAGCTCAAGAGGGACTTCGCCGAGGGCAAGCTCCACCCGCTCGACCTCAAGAACGCGGTGGCAGAATATCTCATTGAGCTCCTCAAGCCCGTCAGGGACTACTTCGAGAAGAACCCGGAGCCCCTTGAGCTGATGCGGGAGATAAAGATCACCCGCTGATTTTTCCTTCCCTTTTAGCTGGTGGAGCCGATGCCGGGGATAGACGAGAAGGATAGGGAGATACTCAGAATCCTCCGGAAGGAGGGCAGGATAACCCTCACAGAGCTCGGGAAGAGGGTTAGCCTGTCCCCGGCGAGCGTGAAGAACAGGGTAGAAAAGCTGGAGAAGCTCGGGGCAATTAGGGGCTACTCAGCCATCGTTGACCCGGCTTTTCTGAATGAATTTATTCAGGCCCTCTTTGAAGTCCGTTTATCCGTCGATGATAGGAGCGTCGATGGGATCCTCAGGAGGATTGCTTCCTTGGACAATGTCTGCGGGGTCTACCGCAGGACCGGAGAGAATCAGGTTTTGATAAAGGCCCATTTTAGGGACATCACAGGGGTGAAGGAGTTCGCGGGCCTTTTAAAAAGGAGGTACTTTGGAAAGAACCTTGAGAGGGTCGAGGTAACGATAATCCTGGATTCATTTAAGGACAACTGGGTTAAGCTCTGGTGATTCTGATGCTCTTCGTTGTGAGGCCCGGCAGGAAGAAGAAAGAGCTTGAGGCGTTCTTCATCGAGAATGAACCTGAAAAGCTCACCGCGATGAAGAACCTGAAGGCCGATGCGATATATCGCTTCATAATGCATGAGGGAAGGCTCTTTAAGGTCCTTGAGGGGAGCAGCTACCGAAACCCAAAGGAGATGGAGAAGCTCCTCCGCGGGGCGAGACTCGTTCTGGTGAACGCGGACGAGTGGGAGGACTACTTTAAGCGCAGGCTCCAAAACAAGCGCGTTGAGAAGGCCGAGCTCTGCCGTCTCTGCCTCCTCGACGGCAGGATAACCGTCCTCACCGGGGGCAACCGCATTAAATATCACGGCGAGTACATCTGCGAGCGCTGTGCCGAGGACGAACTGAAGAGGGAACTCCGCTTCAGGTTCAAGAGCGTTGCCATGTTCGACCAGGCGAAGAAGCTCCTTGACCGGTTCAGGGACCTCGATAAGGTTCTTTACGCCTTTGACCCGCGCTTCGACCCGACGAGGCACCCGGAGATAACCAAGTGGGACGAGCTGAAGGCCAAGCATCTCAGGGTAGAGAAGGTAAAGGTTGACGAGCTCCCGCTTCCCGGGAAGTTTAAATTCGTTCTCAAAGCTGAAGGCGTTAACGAACTTCTCCCGGTCCAGAGTTTGGCTGTAAAGAACGGCCTCCTTGAGGGCGAGAGTCTCCTTGTGGTTTCAGCCACTGCGAGCGGTAAGACCCTCATCGGTGAGCTGGCGGGAGTTCCAAAGGCTATGAAAGGAAAAAAGCTCCTCTTCCTCGTCCCCCTCGTTGCCTTGGCGAACCAGAAGTACGAGGACTTCAAGCGGCGCTATTCTAAACTCGGCCTCCGCGTGGCGATAAGAGTTGGCATGAGCCGCATAAAGACCCGGGACGAGCTGGTTGTGGTTGATACTGGGATAGATGCGGACATAATCGTTGGAACCTACGAGGGAATAGACTACCTCCTCCGCGCCGGCAGGAAGATAGGAAACGTTGGAACCATAGTTATAGATGAGATACACACCCTGGACGACGAGGAGCGCGGGCCGAGGCTGGACGGTTTAATAGCTCGCTTAAGGAGGCTTTACCCAGATGCCCAGTTCATAGGCCTGAGCGCCACCGTCGGGAACCCCGACGAGCTGGCCAGAGAACTCGGGTTGAAGCTTGTCCTGTACGACGAGAGGCCGGTGGATCTGGAGAGGCACATAATCATAGCGAGGAACGAGAGCGAGAAGTGGCGCCACATAGCGGTTCTCTGTAAAGCCGAGGCGATGAGGAAATCCCCGCAGGGCTACAGGGGGCAGACGATAGTCTTCACCTTCTCGCGCAAGAGGACGCACGAGTTAGCCGCCTACCTCACGAGCAAAGGCCTTAAAGCCAAGCCCTACCACTCCGGCCTGCCCTACAAGCAGAGGAAGCTCACCGAGATGGAGTTCTTAGCGCAGAGGTTGGACGTTGTCGTTACCACAGCGGCTTTGGGGGCTGGCGTTGACTTCCCAGCCTCCCAGGTAATCTTCGAGAGCCTCGCGATGGGCAACAAGTGGCTCACCGTCAGGGAGTTCCACCAGATGCTCGGAAGGGCGGGAAGGCCCCTCTACCACGAGAAGGGCAGGGTCTACCTCATCGTCGAGCCAGGGAGGAAGTATTCCGCCCAGATGGAAGGCAGCGAGGATGAGGTTGCATTCAAGCTCCTTACCGCACCGATTGAGCCCGTCATCGTCGAGTGGAGCGACGAGCTGGAGCAGGACAACGTTCTGGCCCACTCCTGCGTCTTCAACCGCCTCGACGTCATCGAGGATGTCCAGTCCAGATGCCTCGGTGCCAACCAGAGCGCGGAAAAGGTTCTCGAAAAGCTTGGGGAGTTCGGCTTCGTCCGGCTCAGGGGCTCTTTAGTTGAGGTCACGCCCTACGGGCGAGCGGTCAGCATGAGCTTCCTCCTGCCCAAGGAGGCGGCGTTCATAAGGGACAACCTCGGAAAGAAGCCGGCCCGGTGGATAGCAGTCAAGCTCCTGCCCTTCGAGAACCTCTACCTTAGCGGAACCCTCCAGAGGGAGCTTGAGGGCGCAGTTAGGGGAAGGCTGAGTGCAAACGTCTTCTCGCCGAGCTTTGCCTCAATACTCGATGAACTGGATAAAGTGATTCCCGAGCTCAGTCCGAACGCCGCCGAGAAGCTCTTCACTATTTACCAGGAGTTCTTCATGTGTCCCGAGGAGGACTGCACCGACTACGCGATGGAGCGCGTGAGCGATATGATAATCGAGCTGAGGAGAAACGGCAAACACCCGACCCAGATAGCTGAGCACTTCAGGAAGGTCTACGGGCTGATAGTCTATCCCGGGGATGTCTTCACGTGGCTTGACGGCATCGTGAGGAAGCTCGAGGCGATAGAGAGGATAGCTAGGGTCTTCCGCGTGAGGAACGCCGAGGAGGAGGCCAAGCCCCTTAGAAGGGAAATTGAGGAGGGCAGGATGATACGCCGGGATTACGGGGACAAGAGGGGGTATCAAAGGCCTGCAAGCCATAGAGACCAAAGAAAAAGGGGAACACAGGACCAGGCCCAGTGAAGGGCGGAAGGAAGAGGAAAAAGGAACGGCTGAATGCTCAGCCTCCTATCTGCATCACCATTTGCGCCGGATCCCTTACCGCGGGTCCCAGTCCAAGGATATATATGGCCAGGTACCAGTACTTTCTCTCTTCCTCATCTGGCACGAGGTACCTGAGACCGTAGTAAACCGCTATCAGTATCACCGTTATCCAGGGGTAGTAGACGTAGGCTCCGAACCAGTCCACCAGGTGGTGCTCTATCCAGTGAACCTCGTAGTAACCGTAGAAGTGGATGGCAACCACGGTTGACCCCATGTCGTAGAGATGTGCCAGTACGGGATAGAGGTACATCCGGTCAAAGGGCCTCCATCTATAGAACGCCAGAACGAGGGCCCAGCTGATGAATGTGTGCAGGAGCGTTAGCCCGTAGGGTTCCCAGCTCTTTGCGTGGGTGAAGAGAAGGTAGTTCGCCCATAGCGCAAGGAGGGTGCCCCACCCAACGGTGACCTTTGGGTACATCTTCGTCTTCGCGTCTATCACGAGCGCGGGCACTATGAGAATGAACGCGGTGAAGAAGATTCCCGGCGTCAGAATCCACGGGTTCTCCGGCAGGACACCGCCGTCCACAAGTGCCCTCACCGTGGCGCCGAAGACGACCATGGGCGTGACGGCCCAGAACAACCTCTCATCAACCTTTATCTTGAGGGGTTTTATTATATACCTGTATGAGTATATGACACCGAGTCCAAATAGGAACGCGTACAAAAACGTGTTAACGGCGTTGTATCCGCTGCGGGTATACATGGGTGTTATGAAGTACTGATTGAGGAAGTTCCACAAGGATTCGAGCATTCCCATCCCCCCATTAACTCGGCCGCCCCCTTTAAAAGTTCTCCCCTCGAAATCTATAAAAGGAATGGACGACTATATCCCAGCGATTAAGATGCCGGTATTCATAAAGCCATCCGATATTCAATTGAGGGAGGTCAAACCGTTCGACGCGTTTCCCCTGGGATTTTCCGAAGGCAGTTTATCGGCCCTTCTTTTTGGAGATGAGCTTTCAAAGGCCCTCTTCATGCGGGGCATCATTTCCTCGGTCCCCTCCGAGACGGGGATATATAACATCGGACCGGCCGGGTTGATTCCCCCGAAGGGTCCCTTGGGTGGCACCGAGAACCTATACCTTGGCAGGGTGTACTCCCTCGATGAACTGGTCTCGGCACTGGGCCTCGTTGAGGAGGCCTCTATCGTCGTTGTTAGTGGATTTTCGGCCCTGCTTAACAGGAACGTGGAGGGGCTTGTTGAGACGCGGCGTATCGCCGATGAGAGAGGCCTGACCCTGATCCTCACACACGAAACAATGGAGATGAACGAACTCAACCTTCCCGCGGAGTTCACCGAGCACTTCCTGCTCCCAGGGCTGTTCGATTCCCTCATCGTTCTAAGAACGAACTCATACCGCGGCCACTACCGCCTGAACATAACCATCCTGAAGGCGCCACTGGACGCCGTATCCGCCCTAGGTGACCACTCCATCCCCGCGGACTCCCTGGTCAAGCCCCTTCTGAAACTCATCCGTGAATGATGATGTGCCCCATCCCAAGGCCGTAACGGATGTACAACGCCGCTGCTAGAAGGAGTAGAACGGTCGCCATCGCCGCGTAATCACGACGTTCCATCCGTATGTCATGGAGGAACGTTCTCTTTTTGCTCGCGCCAAGTGCCCTGCTCTCAAGGGCTATGCTGAGTTCGTGGGCTGTTTTTAGGGATGAGATAAGGAGGGGAATGAGAACAACCGTCGTTTTTCGGATCCTCGTTATCATGTTCCCCTTTTCCATCTCCCACCCCCTGCTCTTCTGTGCGTCCATGATGTTGGTTGCCAGGAGATACAGCGTTGGAATGTAGCGTAGGGCTATGCTTACTGTCAGACCGAACTCGTAGGGCAGGCCTAACCTAACAAAGCCGAGGATCAGGTCCCTCTGCTGGGTCGTCATCAGCAGGAGAAAAGTAACGAGGGCGAACGTGAGGAGTCGAAAGCCGAAGGAGATCCCAAACAGAAGTCCCCTCAGCCGCGGGGTGTAGATTATGGGCCACAGGATCACGGTGATCATGGAAATTGGGAAGATGGGTTTCAGGAGCTTCAGCTGCTCCTTTATCCCTGTTCTTCCCAGGAACCTTCCTCCGAACAGGATGAGGAAGAACAGTCCCATCAGCACCGCAGGATCGTTAAAGAGCAGCATGGCAGCTATTCCTGCGCCACTCCCCACTATCTTGACGCGTGGGTCGAGTCTGTGAAGGAGTGAATCTCGCTCTACATAAAATGAGTACATCATCCCCCATCGCCCCGAATGGCGTCTATGAGTTCGTGGGAGTCCCTCACAAATCCAACGCCCAGTCCCTCGCTTATCCTCAGCAGCTCCGGTTTGACAAGGGCGTATCCCTTGAGTTCCATCTTGAAAAATTCCTCAACGGGACCGTCGAAGATCTTCTCACCCTCAAAAAGCAACACAACTCTGGACGCCACCTCCAGAACCAGCTCCATGTCGTGGGTGATGAGGAGGATCCCGTGTCCTTCCGAGTGGAGCCTTTCGATGACCTCAACAACGCTCCTCGTGCTTTTAGCGTCCAGTCCCGTAGTCGGTTCGTCGAGGATTATATAGCGTGGTCTCATGGCCAGAATGCACGCTATGGCCAGCCGTTGCTTCTCTCCCCCGCTGAGCGAGTAAGGTGTCCTCTCCTCGTAGCCTTCAAGATTGACTGCCTTAAGCGCCCACTCAACACGTCCATCTATCTCCTCTTCACCTAACCCAAGGTTTCTTGGACCAAAGGAGACTTCCTTATAAACCGTCTCCTCAAAGAACATGTTCTCAGGGTTTTGAAAGACGTAGCCAACCTTCCTTGAAATTTCGGCGACGGTGCTTTCTCGCGTATCCAGACCATCAACCGTTACCCTGCCACGGTTCGGTTTAAGCAAGCCGTTCAGGTGTTTGGCAAGAGTCGTCTTTCCAGAGCCGTTGGGGCCAACTAGGGCAACGATTTCGTTTTCCATAGTGAAGTTTATTCCCTTCAGGGCAATCCTTCCGTTTTCGTATATATGCCAGATATTCTCTGCCCTCAGCAT
This genomic interval from Thermococcus sp. contains the following:
- a CDS encoding tyrosine--tRNA ligase is translated as MDIERRIELIKRRPTEELLTEENLRHLLEVGVPMQHYIGFEISGYIHLGTGLMAGAKIADLQKAGIKTRIFLADWHSWINDKLGGDLKVIQKVALSYFKEGMKQSIKVMGGDPEKVEFVLASEILEKGDYWQTVIDISKNVTLARMMRSITIMGRQMGEGIDFAKLIYPAMQVADIFYQGVTIAHAGMDQRKAHVIAIEVAQKLKYHPLEWKGEKLKPVALHHHLLLGLQEPPVWPIEDEEKFKELKTQMKMSKSKPYSAVFIHDTPEEIRQKLRKAFCPVREVRYNPVLDWAEYIIFREEPVEFTIHRPTKFGGDVTYTTIEELKRDFAEGKLHPLDLKNAVAEYLIELLKPVRDYFEKNPEPLELMREIKITR
- a CDS encoding Lrp/AsnC family transcriptional regulator, which translates into the protein MPGIDEKDREILRILRKEGRITLTELGKRVSLSPASVKNRVEKLEKLGAIRGYSAIVDPAFLNEFIQALFEVRLSVDDRSVDGILRRIASLDNVCGVYRRTGENQVLIKAHFRDITGVKEFAGLLKRRYFGKNLERVEVTIILDSFKDNWVKLW
- a CDS encoding DEAD/DEAH box helicase; this encodes MLFVVRPGRKKKELEAFFIENEPEKLTAMKNLKADAIYRFIMHEGRLFKVLEGSSYRNPKEMEKLLRGARLVLVNADEWEDYFKRRLQNKRVEKAELCRLCLLDGRITVLTGGNRIKYHGEYICERCAEDELKRELRFRFKSVAMFDQAKKLLDRFRDLDKVLYAFDPRFDPTRHPEITKWDELKAKHLRVEKVKVDELPLPGKFKFVLKAEGVNELLPVQSLAVKNGLLEGESLLVVSATASGKTLIGELAGVPKAMKGKKLLFLVPLVALANQKYEDFKRRYSKLGLRVAIRVGMSRIKTRDELVVVDTGIDADIIVGTYEGIDYLLRAGRKIGNVGTIVIDEIHTLDDEERGPRLDGLIARLRRLYPDAQFIGLSATVGNPDELARELGLKLVLYDERPVDLERHIIIARNESEKWRHIAVLCKAEAMRKSPQGYRGQTIVFTFSRKRTHELAAYLTSKGLKAKPYHSGLPYKQRKLTEMEFLAQRLDVVVTTAALGAGVDFPASQVIFESLAMGNKWLTVREFHQMLGRAGRPLYHEKGRVYLIVEPGRKYSAQMEGSEDEVAFKLLTAPIEPVIVEWSDELEQDNVLAHSCVFNRLDVIEDVQSRCLGANQSAEKVLEKLGEFGFVRLRGSLVEVTPYGRAVSMSFLLPKEAAFIRDNLGKKPARWIAVKLLPFENLYLSGTLQRELEGAVRGRLSANVFSPSFASILDELDKVIPELSPNAAEKLFTIYQEFFMCPEEDCTDYAMERVSDMIIELRRNGKHPTQIAEHFRKVYGLIVYPGDVFTWLDGIVRKLEAIERIARVFRVRNAEEEAKPLRREIEEGRMIRRDYGDKRGYQRPASHRDQRKRGTQDQAQ
- a CDS encoding DUF63 family protein, yielding MLESLWNFLNQYFITPMYTRSGYNAVNTFLYAFLFGLGVIYSYRYIIKPLKIKVDERLFWAVTPMVVFGATVRALVDGGVLPENPWILTPGIFFTAFILIVPALVIDAKTKMYPKVTVGWGTLLALWANYLLFTHAKSWEPYGLTLLHTFISWALVLAFYRWRPFDRMYLYPVLAHLYDMGSTVVAIHFYGYYEVHWIEHHLVDWFGAYVYYPWITVILIAVYYGLRYLVPDEEERKYWYLAIYILGLGPAVRDPAQMVMQIGG
- a CDS encoding energy-coupling factor transporter transmembrane protein EcfT, which gives rise to MMYSFYVERDSLLHRLDPRVKIVGSGAGIAAMLLFNDPAVLMGLFFLILFGGRFLGRTGIKEQLKLLKPIFPISMITVILWPIIYTPRLRGLLFGISFGFRLLTFALVTFLLLMTTQQRDLILGFVRLGLPYEFGLTVSIALRYIPTLYLLATNIMDAQKSRGWEMEKGNMITRIRKTTVVLIPLLISSLKTAHELSIALESRALGASKKRTFLHDIRMERRDYAAMATVLLLLAAALYIRYGLGMGHIIIHG
- a CDS encoding energy-coupling factor ABC transporter ATP-binding protein, translating into MLRAENIWHIYENGRIALKGINFTMENEIVALVGPNGSGKTTLAKHLNGLLKPNRGRVTVDGLDTRESTVAEISRKVGYVFQNPENMFFEETVYKEVSFGPRNLGLGEEEIDGRVEWALKAVNLEGYEERTPYSLSGGEKQRLAIACILAMRPRYIILDEPTTGLDAKSTRSVVEVIERLHSEGHGILLITHDMELVLEVASRVVLLFEGEKIFDGPVEEFFKMELKGYALVKPELLRISEGLGVGFVRDSHELIDAIRGDGG